In a single window of the Mycobacterium bourgelatii genome:
- a CDS encoding MlaD family protein, producing MKKLTSSVFWVALFTTVATVCGLMLLTALRNPVSGTVNHYSAVFTDVSGLDAGNDVRIAGVQVGKVEAIRLEGQMARVDFTALTANPLYKDTVVAVRFQNLLGQRYLELVQSGAAGERLAAGATVPVGQTIPSFDITKLFNGFRPVFDTLDAAQINQFGENLLRLIQGDDSGLGPLLHDLDTITKFAANRQAAITVLLRNLGEISNDLGGKSQQLFHVITTLNGLLASFTAKANDFNTSLDIELPLMRSLVHTLQYAERTFDGTTVPAYDLVSRMFPQTPTIIAGLSLVPSLIEGLRDSLVDEGPTTPAYTCTNGEVHLPNIGEVSFGQQDLVVCQ from the coding sequence ATGAAAAAGCTGACCAGCTCTGTCTTTTGGGTCGCCCTATTCACCACCGTCGCCACGGTGTGCGGGCTGATGCTTTTGACCGCCCTGCGCAATCCGGTCAGCGGAACGGTCAACCACTACTCGGCGGTCTTCACCGACGTCTCCGGCCTGGACGCCGGCAATGACGTCCGAATCGCCGGCGTGCAGGTAGGCAAGGTCGAGGCGATCCGCCTCGAAGGCCAGATGGCCCGGGTTGATTTCACCGCGTTGACCGCCAATCCCCTGTACAAGGACACCGTCGTCGCCGTGCGGTTTCAGAACCTGCTGGGACAGCGCTACCTGGAACTGGTCCAGTCGGGCGCCGCGGGTGAACGGTTGGCCGCTGGGGCGACCGTGCCGGTGGGACAGACCATTCCATCGTTCGATATCACCAAGCTGTTCAACGGATTCCGGCCGGTATTCGACACGCTCGACGCCGCCCAGATCAACCAGTTCGGCGAAAACCTGCTCCGGTTGATCCAGGGTGACGACAGCGGGCTCGGACCACTGCTGCACGATCTGGACACCATCACAAAGTTCGCCGCAAATCGCCAGGCCGCCATTACGGTGCTGCTGCGCAACCTCGGTGAGATATCGAACGACCTGGGCGGCAAGTCCCAGCAGCTGTTCCACGTCATCACCACGCTGAACGGACTGCTGGCGTCGTTTACGGCCAAGGCCAACGACTTTAATACTTCGCTCGACATCGAACTGCCGTTGATGCGCAGTCTGGTCCACACCCTGCAATACGCGGAACGCACGTTTGACGGAACGACCGTGCCCGCCTATGACCTGGTGAGCCGGATGTTTCCACAGACGCCGACGATCATCGCCGGCCTGTCGCTGGTGCCCTCCCTGATCGAGGGATTGCGCGACTCACTCGTCGACGAAGGGCCAACCACCCCGGCCTATACCTGCACCAACGGCGAGGTCCACCTGCCCAACATCGGCGAAGTGTCGTTCGGGCAGCAGGATTTGGTGGTGTGCCAGTAG
- a CDS encoding MlaD family protein, whose translation MPVVRAHIGKNWGRVLDDRETAKRSRRYGVAGIIVIIIALVIPVVAFLNPLGEKSYTANATHSGGVRSGDDVRIAGVPVGEVTSVKLAGNLVQIKFNVKDSVFVGSESTLEVRLLTPVGGHYVALNSQGAVPLGQKVIPPGHVKAAFETSDLIQSVTPLVKDVNGKVLHDTFTEVANAANKYPNALREIVHSANELTRFLSKMSDDVDRGLGFVNDAVSSLTANREHLLALIEQFALVGRGYTSRAVDIIEFFTLLSELTRIVDRIMVFYSREVAPSVNGIDDIFDTLFTNPDRIGRAADGLGQILNIVVPMLSGNGVAVDDHFLVPGQDLCLPNLMRHC comes from the coding sequence GTGCCAGTAGTGAGAGCGCACATCGGAAAGAACTGGGGCCGGGTCCTCGACGACCGTGAAACGGCGAAACGCAGTCGCCGCTACGGCGTCGCAGGCATCATCGTCATCATCATCGCGCTGGTCATACCCGTCGTCGCCTTCCTCAATCCCCTTGGCGAGAAAAGCTATACCGCCAATGCCACCCATTCGGGCGGTGTGCGCAGCGGTGACGACGTGCGCATCGCCGGGGTGCCGGTCGGGGAGGTCACCAGCGTCAAGCTGGCGGGCAACCTCGTGCAGATCAAGTTCAATGTGAAGGATTCGGTCTTCGTCGGTTCGGAGTCCACGCTCGAGGTTCGGCTACTGACGCCGGTGGGTGGGCACTATGTGGCGCTCAACTCGCAGGGTGCGGTGCCGTTGGGCCAGAAGGTGATTCCTCCTGGGCACGTCAAAGCCGCATTCGAGACCAGCGATCTCATTCAGTCGGTGACGCCGCTAGTCAAGGATGTCAACGGCAAGGTCCTGCACGACACCTTCACCGAGGTAGCCAACGCCGCCAACAAGTATCCGAATGCACTGCGCGAGATCGTGCATTCGGCCAATGAGTTGACCAGGTTCTTGAGCAAGATGTCCGACGACGTGGATCGCGGATTGGGCTTCGTCAACGATGCGGTCAGTTCCCTTACCGCCAATCGCGAGCATCTTCTCGCGCTGATCGAGCAATTCGCGTTGGTTGGGCGCGGTTACACCTCGAGGGCCGTCGACATCATCGAGTTCTTCACGCTGCTGAGCGAGTTGACCCGGATCGTGGACCGCATCATGGTCTTCTACAGTCGCGAGGTCGCGCCCTCGGTCAACGGAATCGACGACATTTTCGACACCCTGTTCACCAACCCCGACCGGATCGGCCGCGCCGCCGACGGCCTAGGGCAGATCCTCAACATCGTGGTGCCGATGCTCAGCGGGAACGGCGTTGCCGTGGACGACCACTTCCTGGTACCTGGCCAAGACCTCTGTCTGCCCAACCTCATGAGGCACTGCTGA
- a CDS encoding MlaE family ABC transporter permease, whose amino-acid sequence MAAPSRHMPHGMAASLRAGYLVFNRGGSVFERLGHQATFLAQVIASLPRTITRYRRQTGTILVDMIWGNGSIIVGGGTIGVLAFMGIAIGGAVGLVGYAVLDMVGMGPLTGFISAYANTRELAPMVAAIGFGAQAATRMTAEIGSMRIAEEIDALEVQGIPAIPYVVTTRVLAGIITIIPLYLFTLALSYLSCALMVSLHQASGTYTHYFDMFMQPSDVVYSAIKAVVFVVLIIGIHCYEGFYASGGPEGVGRASGRAIRASLITIVVSDMLLTLLFWGNNPGLRLSG is encoded by the coding sequence ATGGCCGCCCCATCGCGGCATATGCCGCACGGTATGGCCGCGTCGCTGCGCGCCGGTTATTTGGTGTTCAACCGCGGCGGGTCAGTCTTCGAACGCCTCGGTCACCAGGCCACCTTCCTGGCCCAGGTGATCGCTTCGCTGCCGCGCACCATCACGCGCTACCGGCGGCAAACCGGAACGATTCTGGTCGACATGATCTGGGGCAACGGCTCGATCATCGTCGGCGGCGGCACCATTGGCGTGCTGGCGTTCATGGGCATCGCGATCGGTGGCGCGGTTGGGCTCGTCGGCTACGCCGTCCTGGACATGGTCGGGATGGGTCCGCTCACCGGCTTCATCTCGGCCTACGCGAACACCCGGGAACTGGCGCCGATGGTCGCGGCCATCGGCTTCGGGGCGCAGGCCGCCACCAGGATGACCGCCGAAATCGGCAGCATGCGGATCGCTGAGGAGATCGACGCGCTGGAGGTTCAGGGGATCCCGGCGATTCCCTACGTGGTGACTACCCGCGTCCTCGCCGGGATCATTACCATCATTCCGCTGTACCTGTTCACGTTGGCGTTGAGCTATCTGTCCTGCGCGCTGATGGTGAGCCTGCATCAGGCATCCGGCACCTACACCCACTACTTCGACATGTTCATGCAGCCATCCGACGTGGTGTACTCGGCGATCAAGGCGGTCGTCTTCGTCGTCCTGATCATCGGGATCCACTGTTATGAGGGGTTTTACGCGAGCGGCGGGCCGGAGGGTGTCGGACGCGCCTCAGGACGGGCGATTCGCGCCAGCTTGATCACCATCGTCGTCTCGGACATGTTGTTGACCTTGCTGTTCTGGGGCAACAACCCCGGGTTGAGGCTGTCGGGGTAG
- a CDS encoding MlaD family protein — MTRKRVVIAVVVAVALIAAGVTGAKLVLPKMDDTKAMCAEFTDAVGLYPGNKVQLLGIEVGGVTAVTNKPDFVQVDFTVPKDLDLPADVGAVTYSQSIVTDRHVELTKPYSGGPKFTGSQCIKLESTKTPLGISETFAAADNLVDTLLDTPPGTDPSKSPGAQAINDTLRVVSRSLEGTGTELNQTLRDLVTIIGDPNLADAHTRELVDNGELLTSTLLQNWGNVATALVTLPGSLAMIEGLADGFGSALHDLAHALPILVDALNRFAPRVYHNITDKLIPWVRDILNAYTPNIVGTINSWPQFTNWLADTVEPSWGTHHVPYVPPQVSVSPPQVSAICGLLRERHTPGSEAACAPGTASDPVTLGLTDLILGNALS, encoded by the coding sequence ATGACTAGGAAACGCGTTGTCATTGCGGTCGTGGTGGCCGTCGCGTTGATTGCCGCCGGTGTGACCGGAGCCAAACTGGTGCTCCCGAAGATGGACGACACCAAGGCGATGTGCGCCGAATTCACCGACGCCGTGGGCCTTTACCCAGGCAACAAGGTCCAGTTGCTGGGCATCGAAGTGGGTGGGGTAACGGCCGTCACGAACAAACCGGACTTCGTGCAGGTCGACTTCACCGTCCCCAAAGATCTCGACCTCCCCGCCGACGTCGGAGCCGTCACCTACTCACAATCGATCGTCACCGACCGGCATGTCGAACTGACCAAGCCCTACAGCGGTGGGCCGAAATTCACCGGCTCGCAGTGCATCAAGCTGGAAAGCACCAAGACTCCGCTCGGCATCAGCGAAACCTTCGCGGCCGCAGACAATTTGGTTGACACCTTGCTGGACACCCCGCCGGGGACGGACCCGTCGAAGTCGCCAGGCGCGCAAGCCATCAACGACACCCTCCGCGTGGTGAGTCGGTCGTTGGAAGGCACTGGCACGGAGCTCAATCAAACGCTGCGCGATTTGGTCACCATCATCGGCGACCCGAATCTGGCTGACGCCCACACTCGCGAACTCGTCGACAACGGCGAGTTGCTCACCTCGACCTTGCTGCAGAACTGGGGCAACGTCGCGACCGCGTTGGTCACCCTGCCCGGCAGCCTCGCGATGATCGAAGGACTCGCGGACGGCTTCGGGTCCGCGTTGCACGATCTTGCGCATGCGCTGCCGATCCTGGTCGACGCGCTGAACCGGTTCGCGCCCAGGGTCTATCACAACATCACCGACAAGCTGATCCCCTGGGTCCGGGACATCCTCAACGCCTATACCCCAAACATCGTCGGGACCATCAATTCATGGCCACAGTTCACCAATTGGCTGGCTGACACGGTGGAACCGTCGTGGGGCACACACCATGTCCCGTATGTGCCCCCGCAGGTGTCGGTTTCGCCACCACAGGTCAGTGCGATCTGCGGGTTGCTGCGCGAACGGCACACCCCGGGTAGCGAAGCGGCTTGTGCGCCCGGCACCGCCTCGGATCCGGTCACCCTCGGTCTGACCGACCTCATCCTGGGGAACGCACTGTCATGA
- a CDS encoding MlaD family protein: protein MPTFLTRTARPPSAGTLRLRGLIVAMVLTVGAVFVYQATTGKYVDNFKLTMIANTIGEGLAPGAEVKFHGMAIGSVKELETIGYNKQRMTVLLDPRQAKALTSDTIARFTSSNLFGTTEVELVSEGKGPQLRPNQTLTVRTDVQAATITELLREGQRLSRILDTPELNHVIEVLRNHADLVEPATKAGLDIAKILADSQTMPLSHSLSVLASFLNGLGPVLPALNLAPDLVNSMSFLNAPGGVDRTNLVMHQTGQLLGDVGDIVLRNNPWLIPLMNGTMNAAVPGMYALGSLAPAYDRISGLLDRTSTAFPMVDGDVRMRVEVIMNTAPGIAAALPGPAPDLPGPPPGLPGPPPGGDE, encoded by the coding sequence ATGCCAACATTTCTCACCCGAACCGCGCGGCCGCCCAGCGCCGGCACGCTCCGACTTCGCGGCCTGATTGTCGCCATGGTCCTGACCGTCGGGGCCGTCTTTGTGTACCAGGCGACCACCGGGAAGTATGTTGACAACTTCAAATTGACCATGATCGCCAACACAATTGGCGAGGGCCTGGCGCCCGGGGCCGAGGTGAAGTTCCACGGCATGGCCATTGGATCGGTCAAGGAACTCGAAACCATCGGCTACAACAAGCAGAGAATGACGGTGCTGCTCGACCCTCGGCAGGCGAAGGCGCTCACGTCAGACACGATCGCACGGTTCACCTCGTCGAATCTCTTTGGCACGACCGAGGTTGAGCTCGTCAGCGAGGGCAAGGGGCCTCAGTTGCGTCCGAATCAGACGTTGACGGTGCGCACCGACGTCCAGGCGGCCACGATCACCGAGTTGCTGCGGGAGGGTCAGCGACTGAGTCGGATTCTCGACACACCCGAGCTCAATCACGTCATCGAAGTCCTACGCAACCACGCGGACCTTGTCGAGCCGGCCACCAAGGCGGGGCTGGATATCGCGAAGATCCTGGCCGACTCCCAGACAATGCCGCTGTCACACTCGCTTTCGGTGCTCGCGTCGTTCTTGAACGGTCTCGGCCCGGTTCTGCCCGCCCTCAACCTGGCGCCCGACCTGGTTAATTCGATGAGCTTCCTGAATGCGCCGGGTGGCGTGGACCGCACCAACCTGGTCATGCACCAGACGGGCCAGCTGTTGGGCGATGTCGGCGACATCGTGCTGCGGAACAACCCGTGGCTCATTCCGCTGATGAACGGAACGATGAACGCCGCGGTCCCCGGTATGTACGCGCTGGGCAGCCTGGCGCCGGCCTACGATCGCATCTCCGGGTTACTCGACCGCACCAGCACCGCTTTTCCGATGGTCGACGGCGACGTGCGGATGCGCGTTGAGGTAATCATGAACACCGCGCCGGGCATCGCGGCCGCGCTTCCTGGGCCGGCGCCAGATCTGCCCGGTCCGCCGCCTGGGCTGCCCGGGCCGCCGCCAGGGGGTGACGAATGA
- a CDS encoding MlaE family ABC transporter permease produces MVPLSSLAETKASAQPPAPASPAAPVRRPARARLATLARPGRWLVRRTDQGLQTLGRFFELGAQSLIYLVTDILRLRHPWRETLNQAAFIVGVTAIPALLIAVPFGVIIAVQVGNLIQQIGATSISGAVGGLGVIGQAAPIMAALLLGGAASSAMTTDLGSRSIRDEVDALRVMGIDPVQRLVTPRLAAIILLAPVLCIFIIFMGLAAGYVVNVGYQSGTPGSYIASFGSYATVGDVGVALAKTWLFGIIVTLIACQRGLETRKGGPRGVADSVNAAVVLGVVTVFVLNLGITALVATFMPTKVG; encoded by the coding sequence TTGGTGCCGTTGAGTTCACTCGCGGAAACAAAAGCTTCGGCTCAGCCACCTGCTCCGGCGTCCCCAGCCGCGCCGGTACGTCGGCCCGCCCGGGCCCGCCTCGCGACGCTGGCCAGGCCAGGGCGTTGGTTAGTGCGACGGACCGACCAAGGTCTGCAGACCCTCGGCCGCTTCTTCGAACTGGGCGCGCAGTCCCTGATCTACTTGGTCACCGACATCCTTCGACTCCGCCATCCGTGGCGGGAAACGCTTAACCAGGCCGCGTTCATCGTCGGTGTCACCGCGATCCCCGCCTTGCTGATAGCCGTCCCCTTCGGGGTGATCATCGCGGTGCAGGTCGGCAACCTCATTCAGCAAATCGGCGCGACGTCGATCTCCGGCGCGGTCGGCGGCCTCGGTGTGATCGGCCAAGCCGCGCCGATCATGGCGGCACTGCTGCTCGGCGGCGCGGCCAGCTCGGCGATGACCACCGACCTGGGTTCACGCTCCATTCGTGACGAGGTTGATGCGTTGCGGGTCATGGGCATCGACCCGGTCCAACGACTTGTCACGCCGCGTCTGGCCGCGATCATTCTGCTTGCACCGGTGCTTTGCATTTTCATCATCTTCATGGGCCTGGCGGCCGGCTATGTGGTCAACGTGGGTTACCAGTCCGGTACCCCGGGCAGCTACATCGCCTCCTTCGGGTCGTATGCGACCGTTGGCGACGTCGGGGTGGCGTTGGCCAAGACGTGGCTCTTCGGCATCATCGTCACCCTGATCGCCTGCCAGCGCGGCCTTGAGACGCGGAAGGGCGGCCCGCGCGGCGTGGCCGACTCGGTCAATGCGGCCGTCGTTTTGGGCGTTGTTACGGTCTTCGTTCTGAACCTGGGCATCACCGCTCTGGTTGCCACGTTCATGCCAACGAAGGTGGGTTGA
- a CDS encoding Abi-alpha family protein, translating into MSESNGQTGRELAHDGETHRPAELEAYAQFSTALRDAAGVVEHTRGLFVQTLRAVTHPRDAVTGVTNLINYLSNSSSAVREIAAAANGTSPREVVEIEAEVLPAAAQEGQRSAPESHGSAAAPAKASASPAPVEHAEPAPAAEGNKGGLLGTMSRVASRPAGLFAETLRQVQQVQHGVAPSAAIDNVVSSFLGTTGVRDETAELKKRGEALIRISCKPEYSRRDVHPSFSNILDELLPDEARILRFLAVAGTQPAIDVRTKTLFQVGSVKLAGGVNMITEMAGCKWPDRGYHYLANLNRLGLIDFSKEPVEDYRRYALLEVQPVAVAAMAKAPRSISVYRSITLTSFGKQFVAACIDTEGYNGGGWATDGRQDKIIGKGPPS; encoded by the coding sequence ATGAGCGAATCGAACGGCCAGACGGGCAGGGAGTTGGCCCATGACGGCGAAACTCACCGGCCCGCCGAGTTGGAGGCGTACGCACAATTCTCCACGGCGCTTCGGGACGCGGCAGGCGTCGTCGAGCACACGCGAGGCCTGTTCGTGCAGACGTTGCGTGCAGTGACCCATCCGCGGGACGCGGTCACCGGAGTCACGAACCTCATTAATTACCTGTCGAATTCGAGCTCAGCGGTGCGTGAGATCGCAGCGGCTGCCAACGGCACGTCGCCCCGGGAGGTGGTCGAGATCGAGGCCGAGGTGCTACCCGCCGCGGCCCAGGAAGGGCAGCGGAGCGCCCCCGAATCCCATGGCTCGGCGGCAGCGCCGGCCAAAGCATCGGCGTCGCCGGCGCCAGTCGAGCACGCAGAGCCCGCACCGGCCGCAGAAGGCAACAAAGGTGGGCTGTTGGGTACGATGAGCCGCGTCGCCTCCCGCCCGGCCGGTTTGTTTGCTGAGACGCTACGGCAGGTGCAACAGGTGCAACATGGCGTCGCACCGTCAGCAGCCATCGACAACGTGGTCAGCTCGTTCCTGGGCACCACCGGCGTCCGGGATGAAACCGCAGAGTTGAAGAAGCGGGGCGAGGCGCTAATTCGAATTTCCTGTAAGCCCGAATATTCGCGTCGGGATGTGCATCCGTCATTTTCGAATATTCTCGACGAACTGCTTCCCGACGAGGCACGAATTCTTCGTTTTCTGGCCGTAGCCGGAACGCAGCCGGCCATCGATGTGCGGACGAAAACCCTCTTCCAAGTTGGTTCTGTCAAGTTAGCCGGTGGTGTCAATATGATCACCGAAATGGCGGGATGCAAATGGCCCGATCGCGGTTACCACTATCTGGCCAACCTTAATCGATTGGGCTTGATCGATTTTTCTAAGGAGCCCGTAGAGGATTACCGGCGGTACGCGTTATTGGAAGTGCAACCGGTGGCCGTCGCGGCCATGGCTAAAGCGCCGAGATCGATCAGTGTTTACCGCAGCATTACGCTGACATCATTTGGTAAGCAATTCGTGGCCGCGTGCATCGACACCGAAGGTTACAACGGCGGTGGTTGGGCTACCGACGGTCGTCAGGACAAGATCATTGGGAAGGGCCCGCCCAGCTGA